One genomic window of Providencia hangzhouensis includes the following:
- a CDS encoding MFS transporter has product MQSTQQVNSHVSFMPAKREQVSTRIIFFIAGFVTAAWAAIVPYVKLNTGANDATLGMLLLCFGGGALIAMPVTGALAAKFGCRRLMVFSTIAFSLLFPILSSLSQINFIIIALLLFGIFIGLTDCAMNVQAVIVEKSSDKPIMSGFHGFYSVGGIAGAGTMSLILLLGVSATMASIIVSVIAVVLLAICYNGLIPYANAPTGPLIAIPKGIVLVIGVVCFAVFLAEGAVLDWGAVFLIEHHGLEETLGGLGFAAFATTMTIGRLLGDKIVMRVGSSRVVFLGALLACLGFVIAVLSPHLIFAIMGFALVGAGSSNIVPVMFSAVGKQKTMPEALAVPAISTLGYLGILAGPAAIGYVAFQLSLATALLLISALLVIIAFVTRFIRV; this is encoded by the coding sequence ATGCAATCTACTCAACAAGTTAATAGTCATGTTTCCTTTATGCCTGCGAAAAGGGAACAAGTTTCTACTCGAATTATTTTTTTTATTGCCGGTTTTGTTACCGCGGCCTGGGCAGCCATTGTTCCTTATGTCAAACTTAACACAGGGGCAAATGATGCCACCCTTGGCATGCTACTATTATGTTTCGGTGGAGGGGCACTTATTGCTATGCCAGTAACTGGTGCATTAGCTGCCAAATTTGGTTGCCGCCGTTTAATGGTGTTTTCTACCATCGCCTTTAGTTTGTTATTCCCCATTTTATCCTCTTTATCGCAAATTAACTTTATTATCATTGCCTTATTATTATTTGGAATTTTCATTGGCTTAACAGATTGCGCGATGAATGTTCAAGCGGTGATTGTTGAAAAATCATCTGATAAGCCAATTATGTCCGGCTTTCATGGTTTTTATAGTGTCGGGGGGATAGCTGGTGCAGGTACCATGAGTTTGATCTTGTTACTTGGTGTTTCCGCGACAATGGCATCAATCATCGTTTCAGTTATTGCCGTAGTTTTATTAGCTATTTGCTATAACGGTTTAATCCCTTACGCTAACGCCCCAACAGGCCCTCTTATCGCTATACCGAAAGGCATTGTTTTGGTTATTGGGGTTGTTTGTTTTGCCGTTTTTCTTGCTGAAGGCGCAGTTCTTGACTGGGGAGCTGTATTTTTAATTGAACACCATGGATTAGAAGAAACTTTAGGCGGCTTAGGGTTTGCTGCTTTTGCCACAACTATGACGATTGGCCGATTACTGGGCGACAAAATTGTTATGCGAGTCGGTTCCTCTCGCGTCGTATTTTTAGGTGCTTTACTCGCTTGCCTCGGTTTTGTTATTGCTGTTTTATCTCCTCATCTTATATTTGCCATCATGGGTTTTGCATTAGTCGGTGCAGGTTCATCTAATATAGTACCGGTGATGTTTTCTGCTGTAGGGAAGCAAAAAACGATGCCAGAGGCTCTTGCCGTACCTGCAATTTCAACTTTAGGCTATTTAGGTATTTTGGCGGGACCTGCAGCTATTGGTTATGTTGCTTTTCAACTGTCCCTGGCAACTGCATTATTATTAATTTCTGCATTATTAGTTATTATTGCTTTTGTGACTCGTTTTATCCGTGTGTGA
- a CDS encoding FAD-binding oxidoreductase gives MPKDEMPIVGKVADFEGLYIISMHAAITLAPLICQLAQDEILHGIGQAALGPYRLTRFVSGN, from the coding sequence ATGCCTAAAGATGAGATGCCAATTGTCGGAAAAGTTGCTGATTTCGAAGGTTTATATATTATCAGTATGCACGCTGCGATCACGCTAGCACCTTTGATATGCCAATTGGCTCAAGATGAAATCTTGCATGGGATAGGACAAGCCGCATTAGGCCCATATCGATTAACTCGTTTTGTATCAGGTAACTGA
- a CDS encoding GNAT family N-acetyltransferase, translated as MNIPLYYLRHYQSIEKTFWTSICEHSIQIAQHTICYLTPLNSPAFNFIYLQPDSTSHAFMQAHNLFISQNKNHTLVIPEEMLLQVVTEAESLGYKRDSVTTAMALTLIKQNEVELPDNQVDIVLANHDLSLWAKPLVSAFYLSEEHDQVIQEYVRYHEDALQQGAPQFHLVLLVNGEPATSMTVTIEGTLARFDDIGTEPSHQGNGYASQLIDYALAFCRQQGVEHCFLDASEAGFDLYKKFGFEPLFRYINYVWCK; from the coding sequence ATGAATATTCCGTTGTACTATTTAAGACATTATCAATCGATTGAAAAAACATTTTGGACATCTATTTGTGAACATAGTATCCAGATTGCACAACACACAATTTGCTATTTAACGCCCCTTAATTCGCCAGCGTTTAACTTTATCTATTTACAGCCTGACTCGACCAGCCACGCCTTTATGCAGGCTCACAACCTGTTTATTTCACAGAATAAAAACCATACCTTAGTGATCCCCGAAGAGATGCTCCTGCAGGTGGTAACTGAGGCTGAGTCATTAGGGTATAAACGTGACAGCGTCACGACCGCAATGGCACTGACCTTAATAAAGCAAAATGAAGTTGAACTGCCTGATAACCAAGTCGATATCGTCTTAGCCAATCACGATTTGTCTTTGTGGGCAAAGCCACTGGTTTCTGCGTTTTACCTGTCAGAAGAGCACGATCAGGTTATTCAGGAATATGTGCGTTATCATGAGGATGCATTACAACAAGGCGCCCCGCAGTTTCACCTTGTGTTACTCGTTAATGGTGAACCAGCGACCTCCATGACGGTGACGATCGAAGGTACGTTAGCGCGTTTTGATGATATTGGTACCGAGCCAAGTCATCAAGGTAATGGTTATGCTTCACAACTTATTGATTATGCGTTAGCATTTTGCCGCCAACAAGGTGTAGAACACTGTTTCCTAGATGCGTCTGAAGCGGGATTTGATTTGTATAAAAAATTTGGATTTGAACCTCTCTTTCGCTATATCAATTATGTTTGGTGCAAATAA
- the ddlA gene encoding D-alanine--D-alanine ligase yields the protein MSKIRVGVIFGGRSTEHEVSLQSAKNIINGLDRNKFDVCLLGINKEGQWHEYNESDFLLHGDDPSRIALNTPKRAIALVPGKTSEQFISLEDAKPLPQIDVIFPIVHGNLGEDGSLQGLLRMANLPFVGPGVLGSSACMDKDVTKRLLRDAGLNIAPFITVLKNERATTEYEATVAQLGLPLFIKPANQGSSVGISKVSTESEFYVALDFAFLFDMKVLIESAVKGREIECAVLGNEEPLASPCGEIVLHDSFYAYHTKYIDENGASVVAPAQLDAAVSDKIREIALSAYRALNCSGMSRVDVFLTENNDVVINEINTLPGFTNISMYPKLWQQAGMTYPQLISRLIELGIEKFQQTAMLKTACDEL from the coding sequence ATGAGCAAAATACGAGTCGGTGTTATTTTTGGTGGCCGATCAACAGAACATGAAGTTTCACTACAGTCTGCTAAAAATATTATCAATGGGTTAGATCGCAATAAATTTGATGTATGCCTTTTAGGGATTAATAAAGAAGGGCAATGGCATGAATATAACGAATCTGATTTTTTATTGCATGGTGATGATCCCTCTCGTATTGCGTTGAATACGCCTAAGCGAGCTATCGCACTTGTTCCAGGTAAAACAAGCGAACAGTTTATTTCGTTAGAAGATGCTAAGCCATTGCCACAAATCGATGTTATTTTCCCTATTGTTCACGGTAACTTAGGTGAAGACGGCTCGTTACAAGGTTTATTGCGCATGGCGAATTTACCATTTGTCGGTCCGGGGGTTTTAGGTTCCTCTGCCTGTATGGATAAAGACGTTACCAAAAGATTACTTAGAGATGCAGGCTTAAATATTGCTCCGTTTATAACAGTGCTCAAAAATGAGCGCGCAACAACTGAATATGAAGCGACCGTGGCGCAATTAGGTTTACCACTTTTTATTAAACCAGCAAATCAAGGTTCATCTGTCGGGATCAGTAAAGTCAGCACTGAATCAGAATTTTACGTAGCACTGGACTTTGCTTTCTTATTTGATATGAAAGTCCTTATTGAAAGTGCAGTTAAAGGGCGTGAGATTGAATGCGCCGTACTGGGTAATGAAGAACCTCTTGCCAGCCCTTGTGGTGAAATCGTATTACACGATAGTTTCTATGCGTACCACACTAAGTATATTGATGAAAATGGCGCCTCTGTCGTGGCTCCTGCACAGTTAGATGCTGCGGTGAGTGATAAAATACGCGAGATTGCCTTATCCGCGTATCGCGCATTAAATTGCAGTGGAATGTCCCGTGTGGATGTTTTTTTAACGGAAAACAACGACGTGGTCATCAATGAAATCAACACATTGCCTGGCTTTACGAACATCAGTATGTACCCAAAATTGTGGCAACAAGCTGGTATGACATACCCGCAATTAATCAGCCGCTTGATTGAGTTAGGAATTGAAAAATTCCAACAAACTGCGATGTTGAAAACGGCATGTGATGAGCTTTAA
- a CDS encoding LysR substrate-binding domain-containing protein: MKLPPLTSLRFFDTAAKAGSFVQAAQELNVTHSAISRQIRLLEEHLGVELFERRNRAVFLTANGRILLQTTSAIFEQLKEGVEKIKNSTFPDVVSLSCEPTIAMKWLIPRLTHFYQQYPHITVHLVAAGGVIDFTKTNVDLALRRNDFKWNDNLCAVKVCSERMGIVVRPELDFKENFSHITLLSTLSRPTAWETWQNIKEIVFQNSKTITYEHFYLCIQAALAGQGAALASFLMVADEVKSKQLTAPYGFIEDNSAYYLLSSKPVEQGSAAAIFTQWLIEQVNISIETLIDKR; this comes from the coding sequence ATGAAACTACCACCGTTAACGTCATTACGTTTTTTTGACACTGCTGCGAAAGCAGGTAGCTTTGTGCAAGCGGCTCAAGAGCTGAATGTGACTCATAGTGCGATTAGCCGACAAATTCGTTTATTAGAAGAACACCTTGGTGTTGAGCTATTCGAACGAAGGAACCGTGCTGTATTTTTAACGGCGAATGGACGAATATTGTTACAAACAACCAGTGCAATATTTGAACAGCTCAAGGAGGGTGTTGAAAAGATAAAAAACAGTACCTTTCCTGATGTTGTTAGTTTGTCTTGTGAACCTACAATCGCAATGAAGTGGTTAATTCCTCGGCTTACACATTTTTATCAACAATATCCCCATATTACAGTGCATTTAGTGGCGGCAGGTGGTGTTATCGATTTCACAAAAACGAATGTTGATTTAGCATTGAGGCGTAATGATTTCAAATGGAATGACAACCTTTGCGCGGTGAAAGTGTGCTCAGAACGTATGGGCATCGTGGTTCGGCCTGAACTTGATTTTAAAGAAAACTTTAGTCATATAACGCTACTGTCAACTCTATCTAGGCCAACTGCATGGGAAACTTGGCAAAATATAAAAGAAATAGTGTTTCAAAATAGTAAAACTATTACATATGAACACTTTTATTTGTGTATACAAGCGGCTTTGGCTGGGCAAGGGGCGGCGCTTGCGTCATTTTTGATGGTTGCGGATGAAGTAAAATCGAAACAATTAACCGCGCCATATGGCTTTATTGAAGATAATTCAGCATATTATTTATTGTCATCTAAACCTGTAGAGCAAGGCAGTGCAGCGGCTATTTTTACGCAGTGGCTAATTGAACAGGTGAATATCAGTATTGAAACTCTGATAGATAAAAGATAA
- a CDS encoding LysE family translocator, which translates to MNEIIAVATITILAVISPGPDFAMVTRNSYTYGIKTGLLCALGIAIGVQVHVFYTIFGITLVIMSSPALFLIVKLIGVFYLVYIGFKSLTNKVKISSDKAVSKPLSALNAFKNGFLTNALNPKTMFFVVSVYSQVISTQNSIWLNLSYGLFISFTHWLWFSLIAIFFATPAVRNKILNYQFIMDRTIGILLILLGLSLLFFNIN; encoded by the coding sequence ATGAATGAAATTATTGCAGTTGCAACTATTACCATTTTAGCAGTCATTAGTCCGGGGCCAGACTTTGCTATGGTAACTCGTAATAGTTATACCTATGGCATTAAAACAGGCTTACTGTGTGCGCTAGGTATTGCTATTGGTGTGCAGGTTCATGTGTTTTATACCATTTTTGGCATCACTTTGGTCATTATGAGTTCACCCGCATTATTCTTAATCGTTAAACTTATTGGGGTGTTTTACTTGGTATACATCGGATTTAAATCATTGACCAATAAAGTAAAAATATCCTCAGATAAAGCAGTATCAAAGCCATTATCGGCCCTAAACGCGTTTAAAAATGGTTTTCTGACAAATGCATTAAACCCAAAAACCATGTTTTTTGTGGTTTCTGTGTATAGCCAAGTTATCAGTACACAGAACTCAATTTGGCTAAATTTGAGTTATGGCCTATTTATTTCTTTCACTCATTGGCTTTGGTTTAGTCTAATTGCTATTTTCTTTGCAACGCCAGCAGTCAGAAACAAAATTCTTAACTACCAATTTATTATGGACCGAACGATTGGAATTCTACTGATTTTATTGGGATTATCTCTACTATTCTTTAATATAAACTAA
- a CDS encoding NUDIX hydrolase: MREEVKHFTATAMIRNEHGEFLLHEHQKLGFWLPPGGHIEANEEPQHAVFREVLEETGLECQVVSCGFPFVSQVQDSSHTQVLPLPIAILKEFIADKKKGNHWHIDMIYLCELLPSSQSPFAPFEWVPFDQLAKLNIPTDVVELAKVVNEYYRLQGK; encoded by the coding sequence ATGAGAGAGGAAGTTAAACATTTTACGGCAACAGCAATGATCCGTAATGAGCATGGTGAGTTTTTATTACACGAACATCAAAAACTTGGTTTTTGGTTACCTCCAGGCGGTCACATTGAAGCAAATGAAGAACCACAACATGCTGTTTTCCGAGAGGTTCTTGAAGAAACTGGATTAGAGTGCCAAGTGGTCAGTTGCGGTTTCCCCTTTGTATCGCAAGTGCAGGATTCATCCCATACACAAGTATTACCGTTGCCCATCGCTATCTTGAAAGAATTTATTGCGGATAAAAAGAAAGGGAACCATTGGCATATTGATATGATTTACTTATGTGAGCTATTACCCTCATCACAATCGCCTTTTGCCCCATTTGAATGGGTGCCATTTGACCAACTCGCCAAACTCAATATTCCAACCGATGTGGTTGAGTTGGCGAAAGTGGTCAATGAATATTATCGATTGCAGGGTAAATAA
- the leuE gene encoding leucine efflux protein LeuE, producing MLENLGITNLWTYLIGVIFITLVPGPNSLFVLTSSAKYGVKNGYKAALGVFTGDAVLIFLSFLGVASLVKTSPIFFSVIKYAGAAYLFYLGIKTLYSVLHKKENTGDVDSIILETKGTYKKAVFLSLLNPKMIIFYVSFFIQFIDPAYPSAGVPFFILGLILETCSMIYLSLLIFGAVAVTNMVKHNKKLSKFSNSCIGAVFLMFGAKLALTA from the coding sequence ATGCTTGAAAATCTCGGTATTACAAACTTATGGACTTATCTTATCGGTGTTATTTTTATTACATTGGTACCAGGCCCTAATTCTTTATTTGTTTTAACTAGCAGTGCAAAATATGGTGTGAAAAATGGTTATAAAGCCGCATTAGGTGTCTTTACCGGGGATGCTGTGCTCATTTTTCTATCATTTTTAGGCGTTGCATCTTTAGTAAAAACATCACCTATCTTTTTTAGTGTTATAAAATACGCAGGGGCGGCTTATTTATTTTATTTAGGGATTAAAACCCTGTATAGCGTATTGCATAAGAAAGAAAATACAGGTGATGTTGATTCAATTATCTTAGAAACCAAGGGCACCTATAAGAAAGCCGTTTTTTTAAGTTTACTAAATCCTAAGATGATCATTTTCTATGTTTCATTTTTTATCCAATTTATTGACCCAGCTTACCCAAGTGCAGGTGTGCCATTTTTCATACTTGGCCTAATTTTAGAAACTTGTAGCATGATTTATTTATCACTGCTGATTTTTGGTGCTGTTGCCGTAACGAACATGGTTAAACATAATAAAAAGCTTTCGAAGTTCTCTAATAGCTGTATTGGTGCTGTATTCTTGATGTTTGGAGCAAAACTTGCATTAACCGCGTAA
- a CDS encoding AzlC family ABC transporter permease encodes MVSQQSNQWQKAMMAGAVHTAPLNLAVIPWGVLAGSMAVETGLDFWQSVAMSAMVFAGAAQLVTLGLLNSGAGYITIVISVFFITSQHLLYGLTLRPQVKDFTTPQRLSIGFLLTDELFAISAAKRQSLSFPYLFGAGFSFYLVWLITSLCGIAMANIVGDLSRLHLDFSVVATLLAIVVPLTKKISTLCGVIFSLVVAIVLSMYSFSSAIVIAGVGGMFVSVAVSRLLKEEK; translated from the coding sequence ATGGTGTCACAACAAAGTAATCAATGGCAAAAAGCAATGATGGCAGGCGCTGTTCATACCGCTCCTCTTAATCTTGCTGTTATTCCTTGGGGAGTTTTAGCAGGTTCAATGGCGGTCGAAACTGGTCTCGATTTCTGGCAAAGCGTAGCGATGTCCGCGATGGTATTTGCAGGTGCGGCACAATTAGTCACTCTTGGGTTGCTTAACTCGGGTGCTGGCTATATCACGATTGTTATTTCTGTTTTTTTTATCACTTCCCAGCATTTACTTTATGGACTGACATTACGCCCCCAAGTTAAAGACTTTACAACTCCTCAGCGCCTTAGTATCGGTTTCTTATTAACAGATGAATTATTTGCGATTAGCGCTGCTAAACGTCAGAGTTTAAGCTTTCCTTATTTGTTTGGTGCGGGGTTTAGTTTTTATCTCGTTTGGTTAATTACTAGTCTTTGTGGGATTGCAATGGCCAATATTGTGGGCGATTTGAGCCGCTTACATCTCGACTTTTCTGTCGTGGCAACTTTGCTTGCAATCGTCGTTCCATTAACAAAAAAAATAAGTACGTTGTGTGGCGTGATCTTTTCACTCGTTGTCGCTATCGTACTTTCAATGTACTCCTTCAGTAGTGCTATTGTTATCGCAGGTGTGGGTGGGATGTTTGTTTCGGTAGCCGTTTCACGTTTATTGAAGGAGGAAAAATGA
- a CDS encoding AzlD domain-containing protein yields the protein MIWLLIITLTAVVFTLRYIFLIPQLPIRLPLVVRQALGYSAPCLLTAICAPVILLENHELRTFPDNPYLWGALFCVIVASVLKNMLLTVGLTLVFFYSLIYFIG from the coding sequence ATGATTTGGCTTTTAATTATTACCTTAACAGCGGTTGTTTTTACTCTACGTTATATTTTTCTAATACCACAGTTGCCAATACGCCTTCCTCTTGTGGTTCGTCAAGCACTAGGGTATTCAGCACCTTGTTTATTAACCGCAATTTGTGCCCCTGTTATCCTATTAGAAAACCATGAATTGCGAACCTTCCCTGATAATCCTTATTTATGGGGAGCGCTATTCTGTGTCATCGTGGCTTCTGTATTAAAAAACATGCTGCTAACTGTCGGCCTTACCTTAGTATTTTTCTATTCTCTTATTTATTTTATCGGTTAA
- a CDS encoding DUF1456 family protein — protein MLNNYVLRSVRYMLDLSDAQMVKIVKLADLAVTKEEMVAWLKKDNEPEYVECNDNIMGHFLNGLIYHRRGKDENHPAPEVDSRLNNNIMLKKLRVAFELKDTDMIEIYQLVDFRVSKPELNAVFRKPGHKNYRECGDQLLRYFLKGLTIRLRGDK, from the coding sequence ATGCTTAATAATTATGTTTTACGCAGCGTTCGCTATATGTTGGACTTAAGCGACGCCCAAATGGTTAAAATCGTAAAACTCGCAGATTTGGCTGTAACAAAAGAAGAAATGGTGGCTTGGTTAAAAAAAGATAATGAACCTGAATATGTTGAATGTAACGATAATATAATGGGGCATTTTCTAAATGGCTTAATCTATCACCGCCGTGGTAAAGATGAAAACCACCCCGCTCCCGAAGTCGATAGCCGACTTAATAACAATATTATGCTCAAAAAATTACGCGTGGCTTTTGAATTAAAAGATACGGATATGATTGAAATTTATCAGCTTGTTGATTTTCGTGTATCCAAGCCTGAGCTTAACGCAGTTTTCCGTAAACCTGGGCATAAAAACTATCGCGAATGTGGAGACCAATTACTGCGTTACTTCCTAAAAGGCCTGACAATTCGCCTACGTGGTGATAAATAA
- the parS gene encoding type II toxin-antitoxin system Xre/ParS family antitoxin, which produces MRNYIPTTPLQPTASSFKPLWRHVGLPAERGIELTHFLRQGLSVSVLDNIQEWSGMSKTELLRISGINERNIARRKNAGQPLNADESERIARLVRVFDAAVRLFNGDKHAASDWLNHPVKGLGHLRPIELIATESGAIEVIDLIGRIEHGVFS; this is translated from the coding sequence ATGAGAAACTATATCCCCACAACCCCACTTCAACCGACTGCTTCATCCTTTAAACCACTGTGGCGCCATGTAGGGTTACCCGCAGAACGTGGTATTGAGTTAACTCATTTCTTGCGTCAAGGCCTATCTGTCTCTGTCTTAGACAATATCCAAGAATGGTCAGGAATGAGCAAAACTGAATTATTGCGAATATCCGGCATTAATGAGCGCAATATTGCTCGACGTAAAAATGCTGGCCAGCCCCTTAATGCTGATGAAAGTGAGAGAATTGCTCGTCTAGTGCGGGTATTCGATGCTGCGGTGCGTTTATTTAATGGAGATAAGCACGCGGCAAGTGATTGGCTTAACCACCCAGTTAAAGGGTTAGGACATTTACGCCCTATTGAGCTTATTGCGACAGAAAGCGGAGCCATTGAAGTGATTGATTTGATTGGCCGTATTGAACATGGCGTATTCTCATGA
- a CDS encoding RES family NAD+ phosphorylase produces the protein MILYRLVKSNFAHDAWSGQGAMLYGGRWNHKGTPAVYTSTSISLATLEILVHINQDRLLNQFSLLSIDINDKYVMKLSLDHLPTDWQQDPAPTSTMDIGTIWLNNQDSLALLIPSCIVPYEYNAIINPLHPQFQKALHTVKPLDFSVDPRLA, from the coding sequence ATGATTTTATATCGATTGGTTAAATCCAATTTTGCGCATGATGCATGGTCGGGCCAAGGAGCTATGCTCTACGGCGGGCGTTGGAATCATAAAGGGACTCCTGCTGTTTATACTTCAACAAGTATTTCATTAGCGACCCTTGAAATACTCGTTCACATCAATCAAGACAGACTATTGAACCAGTTCAGCTTACTATCCATAGATATCAATGATAAGTACGTGATGAAATTGTCGTTAGATCACCTTCCGACAGATTGGCAACAAGACCCCGCACCAACCTCCACCATGGATATTGGCACTATATGGCTTAATAACCAAGATAGTCTAGCATTATTAATTCCCTCTTGTATTGTTCCCTATGAATACAACGCAATTATTAACCCGTTACATCCGCAATTTCAAAAAGCTTTACATACCGTTAAACCACTAGATTTTAGTGTTGACCCGCGCTTAGCATAA
- a CDS encoding LysR family transcriptional regulator: MAVDLNLLKVFIAVATQGNFVNAAKLLSMPTSNVSRYIKQLEQQLNSQLIERTTRQMRLTETGNILFEQSQKLVSELEQVVVQICHPQQITGTLRLTIPSESGSLLLADLLAKFALSHPQLNIHCDTQLIPQDVISDDIDLLLTFHRGHLEDSSYHSRLIKSWQSVVVASPQLIEKVGKPCSYSDLANMPCISSLSALQGQPWIFIDSSGLQKKVIIDSSYRVNSGILAHAAAVNGVGYAILALDACEEQIKQKKLARIAFDEVSPAPIELRAVYASRSALSPKIDAFLQYLLANI; encoded by the coding sequence ATGGCTGTTGACCTGAATTTATTGAAAGTGTTTATTGCCGTCGCGACACAAGGAAATTTTGTCAATGCGGCAAAGTTACTTTCAATGCCAACATCGAATGTGAGTCGTTATATTAAACAGTTGGAACAACAACTTAATAGCCAGTTAATTGAACGTACAACCCGGCAAATGCGGCTAACGGAAACAGGAAATATTTTATTTGAACAAAGCCAAAAACTAGTCAGTGAATTAGAGCAAGTTGTAGTGCAAATATGTCATCCACAACAAATTACAGGTACGTTAAGGCTAACTATTCCCAGTGAATCCGGTAGTTTATTATTAGCAGATTTATTAGCGAAGTTTGCATTATCTCACCCACAATTGAATATTCACTGTGATACACAACTAATACCTCAAGATGTTATTAGTGATGATATTGATTTATTACTCACTTTTCATCGTGGTCATCTTGAAGACAGTAGTTATCACTCACGTCTGATCAAATCATGGCAAAGCGTTGTGGTTGCATCACCCCAATTAATTGAAAAAGTAGGAAAACCGTGTTCATACTCTGACTTAGCCAATATGCCGTGCATTTCGAGCTTGAGTGCATTACAGGGGCAACCGTGGATATTTATTGATTCATCTGGCTTACAGAAAAAAGTGATAATTGACAGCAGCTACCGAGTGAATAGTGGTATTTTGGCTCATGCTGCTGCAGTGAATGGGGTAGGTTATGCTATTTTGGCGTTAGATGCATGCGAAGAACAGATTAAACAGAAGAAATTAGCGCGGATAGCATTCGATGAAGTATCGCCAGCGCCTATAGAACTTCGCGCGGTTTATGCGAGCCGTAGTGCATTATCACCGAAAATAGATGCTTTTTTACAGTATTTATTAGCAAATATCTAA